In a single window of the Cucumis melo cultivar AY chromosome 11, USDA_Cmelo_AY_1.0, whole genome shotgun sequence genome:
- the LOC127143918 gene encoding uncharacterized protein LOC127143918: MVVYEKEIFDVDNVNIRILRKIIEGSLLIKGFESGGWKWEPLFSHSTKLEPIEEVTIKCDLLDMPAVGQLEKDAKYSLVYQLLKIFLTQRLDAYMEFQAANSSLLKSYGLVHEDCIAKMRLLSLVDLGSNESARIPYALIKGVTCVLLVLQINDDEVELWVVKAITSKLIDCKMDQMNEVVIVRESWTSPPQRSQTT, encoded by the exons atggttgtgtatgagaaGGAAATATTTGATGTTGACAATGTTAATATCAG AATATTACGAAAAATAATAGAGGGCTCACTTCTCATAAAGGGATTTGAATCAGGTGGATGGAAGTGGGAACCTCTTTTCAGCCATTCAACGAAGCTTGAGCCAATTGAAGAAGTCACCATAAAG TGTGATTTGTTGGACATGCCTGCTGTAGGGCAACTGGAGAAGGATGCCAAATATTCATTGGTTTATCAGCTTCTGAAGATTTTTTTGACCCAGAGATTGGATGCTTACATGGAATTTCAAGCTGCAAATTCTTCTTTATTGAAAAGCTATG GTCTCGTCCATGAAGATTGCATTGCAAAGATGAGGTTATTATCATTGGTAGATCTTGGCTCAAATGAATCTGCCCGTATTCCATATGCTCTCATCAAGGGTGTTACTTGTGTGTTACTTGTGCTTCAGATCAATGATGATGAGGTCGAACTGTGGGTCGTGAAGGCCATTACGTCCAAATTGATTGACTGCAAAATGGACCAGATGAACGAAGTTGTGATTGTGAG GGAGTCTTGGACATCACCACCACAGAGGTCGCAGACTACTTAA